A window of Sphingorhabdus lacus contains these coding sequences:
- a CDS encoding lytic murein transglycosylase has protein sequence MPSQPAIAMETGFRAYLAEVRQKALADGVTAATLDRVLPSISYNERVVRLDRAQPEGPSDAPIPNFAPYKARHVDTSRITRGRAKYTELRPLLGKIEAETGVPEEMMIAIYGHETNYGTVTGNYNAPEALASLAYEGRRRALFEAELIAVLKMIDRGVPQYAITGSWAGALGKPQFLPSVYLRLARDGDGDGYADIWKSEVDAMTSIANYFVNAGWRRGEEWGFAVNVPAALDRRAIQSRMTAPRCPRVFARHSQWKTIAEWRQLGVVPQRGYWPKDTMLATLIEPDGQGQTGYLLGGNYRVILDYNCSNFYALSVGLLADEVRN, from the coding sequence ATGCCGTCGCAGCCTGCGATTGCAATGGAAACAGGCTTTCGCGCCTATCTTGCCGAAGTCCGCCAAAAGGCGCTTGCAGATGGTGTTACCGCCGCAACGCTGGACAGGGTGCTACCCTCGATAAGCTATAATGAACGGGTGGTTAGGCTCGATCGCGCACAACCGGAAGGGCCATCGGACGCGCCTATCCCCAATTTCGCCCCCTATAAGGCCCGCCATGTCGATACATCGCGGATAACACGGGGTCGCGCCAAATATACCGAGTTGCGTCCCTTGCTGGGCAAGATCGAGGCCGAAACCGGCGTTCCGGAAGAAATGATGATTGCCATTTACGGGCATGAAACAAATTACGGCACCGTCACCGGCAATTACAACGCACCCGAAGCGCTCGCATCGCTCGCCTATGAAGGTCGCCGCCGTGCCTTGTTCGAAGCAGAACTGATCGCTGTCCTGAAGATGATCGACCGTGGCGTTCCCCAATATGCCATCACCGGAAGCTGGGCGGGGGCGTTGGGCAAGCCCCAGTTTTTGCCATCTGTCTACCTCCGGTTGGCGCGCGATGGAGATGGGGACGGTTATGCCGATATCTGGAAAAGCGAAGTCGATGCGATGACCTCCATCGCCAATTACTTCGTCAATGCCGGTTGGCGTCGTGGTGAAGAATGGGGGTTTGCGGTCAATGTCCCGGCAGCCCTTGATCGCCGTGCGATTCAATCCCGCATGACCGCCCCGCGCTGCCCAAGAGTATTTGCCCGCCATAGCCAGTGGAAAACAATCGCGGAATGGCGCCAGCTTGGCGTCGTGCCGCAGCGCGGATACTGGCCAAAAGACACTATGCTCGCCACATTAATCGAGCCCGACGGGCAGGGGCAGACCGGATATTTACTCGGTGGCAACTACCGCGTGATATTGGACTATAATTGTTCCAATTTTTACGCGCTTTCCGTGGGGTTATTAGCTGATGAGGTTCGCAACTGA
- a CDS encoding septal ring lytic transglycosylase RlpA family protein has product MRFATETFGAVASLALLTACGAGGGERPTSAIGSTAVAPETVVDGPAVLGAPYTESGVTYTPQDNPLYDEVGYAGIVVADRIGKSTVTGEIYSAASISAAHRTLPVPSYVEVTALDSGRTILVRVNDRGPVPKDNVVQISEGAAQQLGLTGTATTAVRVRRVNPPEQEKAVLRIGARATERIETPEQLLKVLRTKIAKPPQLAVEIAEPAKPVEVVAKPEVKAKDVKAKAPVAVKAAPVAKKAPEVAKPKPVSPVAGSYFVQVAAFSSRARADALAQKLGGIVSAQSSSGLFRVRIGPLPTKAEADQKLAAVQKNGHPTARIYRE; this is encoded by the coding sequence ATGAGGTTCGCAACTGAGACATTTGGCGCAGTCGCAAGTCTGGCTTTGCTCACCGCCTGCGGTGCGGGAGGAGGCGAACGTCCAACGTCCGCAATTGGCTCGACCGCCGTGGCACCCGAAACCGTTGTGGATGGTCCGGCTGTGCTGGGTGCGCCCTATACCGAGTCTGGCGTAACCTATACCCCGCAAGACAACCCGCTTTATGACGAGGTTGGCTACGCAGGGATCGTGGTTGCCGATCGCATCGGCAAATCCACTGTCACAGGCGAAATCTATAGCGCGGCCAGCATTTCTGCTGCCCATCGGACATTGCCTGTTCCAAGCTATGTCGAAGTAACGGCGCTTGACAGCGGACGCACGATATTGGTGCGCGTGAACGACCGTGGTCCGGTACCGAAAGACAATGTGGTCCAAATCTCTGAAGGCGCAGCCCAGCAACTGGGCCTGACCGGAACCGCTACCACTGCTGTACGCGTGCGCCGCGTCAATCCGCCCGAACAGGAAAAGGCCGTGTTGCGCATCGGCGCGCGCGCCACTGAACGTATTGAGACGCCGGAGCAGTTGCTCAAGGTTTTACGCACGAAAATCGCCAAACCGCCGCAACTGGCTGTAGAGATTGCTGAACCCGCGAAGCCAGTGGAGGTTGTGGCGAAACCGGAGGTTAAGGCAAAGGACGTAAAAGCCAAGGCACCGGTTGCTGTAAAAGCGGCACCTGTTGCCAAGAAGGCGCCCGAAGTCGCGAAGCCGAAGCCGGTGTCCCCCGTTGCAGGATCCTATTTCGTTCAGGTCGCAGCTTTTTCGTCCCGCGCCCGCGCCGATGCGTTGGCCCAAAAGCTGGGCGGTATCGTTTCAGCTCAATCGAGTTCCGGCCTGTTTCGTGTGCGGATTGGGCCATTACCGACCAAGGCCGAAGCAGACCAGAAACTGGCTGCGGTCCAGAAGAATGGCCACCCTACTGCGCGGATTTATCGCGAATAA